The proteins below come from a single Stomoxys calcitrans chromosome 1, idStoCalc2.1, whole genome shotgun sequence genomic window:
- the LOC106086583 gene encoding uncharacterized protein LOC106086583, with protein MDSDATYCSEAETLMQISSTSCSQLRSQRRSLRLSQKPPKCYKYLDKRYNWKSSATQPAVSDIDLASNKNSCPNETINGFTSTQALFSSAEIMEDLERIELMEVQQNNDTVTKTLIKRKNESVNQTSPGQVKQYKQEKESQIYWPSQQCLKQNNSAKAYGDQNVESVRKKRCRKPKPKAEDNNLQGVSTTIEAIVPDIHSNNGVQLHHYAYIQKDIPLDLSVEKSKELSNETYNNKLALNGKINISIENTSNMINVVQHRSQNNCRKNDKAGCEDGVITGKKKMPHQQKPVATAKKNLPKKSQKLKRKPGKEGRLRKTALKKSKCQAEQHFLKAKSEKTIKKQCVPFHQNSFEFKELTDNLENDDFSRISMLPDIYPSHFKYQLPPEAVLTQPLLPMQGNIITPDLTPSFDLKDSTSTSPSIPESLRGIFDTDDLRHLLNIEKASSYRLYDYHVQVLSLVLNVQENYLHDLLKKILKISPSALRSVNKAIKTPFVKDENIFEMPSPRDIQSPQSDLIMSSPNVGEYSRLLVTQINRA; from the exons ATGGATAGCGATGCAACTTATTGTTCTGAAGCTGAAACATTAATGCAGATAT CATCAACAAGTTGCAGCCAACTCCGATCACAACGTCGATCTTTGCGTTTATCTCAAAAACCACCTAAATGCTATAAATATTTAGATAAACGCTATAATTGGAAAAGTTCAGCTACTCAGCCAGCCGTATCTGACATCGATTTGGCATCCAATAAAAACTCGTGTCCAAATGAGACAATTAATGGTTTTACTTCCACACAAGCATTGTTTTCCAGTGCAGAAATTATGGAAGATCTCGAGCGCATAGAGTTAATGGAGGTTCAACAAAATAATGACACAGTGACGAAAACATTGATCAAACGCAAAAATGAAAGCGTAAATCAAACATCGCCAGGTCAAGTAAAACAATATAAGCAAGAGAAGGAATCACAAATATACTGGCCTAGCCAGCAATGTCTAAAGCAAAATAATTCTGCAAAAGCATATGGCGATCAGAATGTAGAATCAGTTCGTAAGAAGAGGTGCCGTAAACCAAAGCCTAAAGCAGAAGACAATAACTTACAG GGTGTCAGCACAACAATTGAAGCAATCGTACCTGACATACATTCAAACAATGGTGTACAACTACATCACTACGCGTATATCCAAAAAGACATACCTTTGGATTTATCTGTAGAGAAATCTAAAGagttatcaaatgaaacgtataaCAACAAGTTGGCATTgaatggcaaaattaatatatcgATTGAAAATACATCGAATATGATTAATGTAGTCCAACACAGGTCGCAAAACAATTGCCGAAAAAACGATAAAGCGG gTTGCGAAGACGGTGTCATAACTGGCAAAAAGAAAATGCC ACATCAACAGAAACCAGTAGCCACCGCCAAAAAGAATTTGccgaaaaaatctcaaaaattgAAACGTAAGCCGGGAAAGGAAGGTCGTCTACGAAAGACTGCCTTAAAGAAGTCGAAATGTCAAGCCGAACAGCATTTCTTGAAAGCAAAAAGCGAAAAGACCATCAAAAAACAATGCGTGCCATTTCACCAAAATTCCTTTGAGTTTAAAGAATTGACGGATAATTTAGAAAATGATGATTTTTCAAGAATTTCCATGTTACCAGACATTTATCCATCACACTTTAAATACCAGTTACCACCGGAAGCTGTGTTGACTCAGCCTCTCCTACCAATGCAAGGGAATATAATTACTCCAGATCTAACGCCATCCTTTGATTTGAAAGACTCAACTTCAACATCACCCAGTATACCAGAATCATTACGCGGCATCTTTGATACCGACGACTTAAGGCATCTGTTGAACATTGAAAAGGCATCGTCGTATCGCTTGTATGATTATCATGTGCAAGTTCTCTCACTAGTTTTGAATGTGCAAGAAAATTACTTGCACGATTTGcttaaaaagattttaaaaataagTCCAAGTGCTTTACGGAGTGTCAATAAAGCAATAAAAACTCCATTTGTTAAAGATGAGAATATATTTGAGATGCCAAGTCCACGGGATATTCAATCACCACAAAGCGATTTAATTATGAGTAGTCCAAATGTTGGAGAATATTCCAGGCTATTGGTGACACAAATTAATAGAGCTTAA
- the LOC106086598 gene encoding nuclear receptor coactivator 5, whose amino-acid sequence MTDTNDKKNLAIIRDPNTVQNRIFVGNLPTCTREELESICKPYAKVLGSLVQKNFGFVQFESEEIANKVAKALTKSTFKGNTITIRNANQRKPQNQVGANNQNNPSGSGPPAVGNSSGVGNWPQVQSNAGEGDDDNGYNAGYNDCEIIVVDRKNTKYAEMIEERLKRMNLRVDVLFPNEDVPLGKVLSNIASRGCLYAILVTNQHEEHNSITVNILYGQPAEHRNMPVDDAINLVADDFRKKMMREKGPAGNQASHNISHLPNPVPIIPAATTNYIAPPLKERHPDAIQSLLNLLANNMPLTVLQYDRIIKYLQDRRLLQMKVELGDADDEPSQGTPDPEIELQKKILNILNKPSVAETHYDLLYPTLDSVKADMRLLSLLKDNRVQKALDSLMDSNLVSTIEGLMKF is encoded by the exons ATGACTGATACGAATGATAAAAAGAACTTGGCCATCATAAGGGATCCCAACACTGTCCAAAATCGCATATTTGTTGGCAATTTGCCAACATGTACTCGAGAGGAGTTGGAGAGCATCTGTAAGCCGTACGCAAAAGTTTTGGGTTCCTTGGTTCAGAAGAACTTTGGCTTTGTTCAGTTTGAATCGGAAGAAATTGCGAATAAAGTAGCCAAGGCTTTGACAAAATCAACATTTAAGGGAAATACAATAACTATTCGCAATGCCAATCAAAGGAAGCCACAAAATCAAGTGGGCGCCAATAATCAAAATAATCCCTCTGGTTCAGGACCGCCTGCGGTTGGAAACAGTTCCGGCGTTGGAAATTGGCCGCAAGTTCAATCAAACGCTGGCGAAGGCGACGATGACAATGGATATAATGCTGGCTACAACGACTGTGAAATTATTGTTGTGGATCGGAAAAATAC CAAATATGCTGAAATGATAGAGGAACGGCTCAAGCGTATGAATTTGCGTGTTGATGTTCTGTTTCCCAACGAAGACGTTCCTTTAGGCAAAGTG CTTTCCAATATAGCGTCACGGGGCTGCCTATACGCTATATTGGTAACGAATCAGCACGAAGAACACAACAGCATAACTGTAAACATACTGTATGGTCAACCGGCAGAACATCGCAATATGCCCGTAGATGATGCAATTAATCTAGTTGCCGACGACTTTCGTAAAAAGATGATGCGTGAAAAAGGACCTGCTGGTAACCAAGCAAGTCACAACATTAGTCATCTACCAAATCCAGTGCCCATAATACCAGCTGCAACTACAAATTATATTGCACCGCCATTGAAGGAACGCCATCCCGATGCAATACAATCCCTTTTAAATTTATTGGCTAATAATATGCCATTGACGGTACTGCAGTATGATCGCATTATAAAGTATCTTCAAGATCGTCGTTTACTACAGATGAAGGTTGAGTTGGGAGATGCTGATGATGAGCCATCGCAAGGAACGCCAGATCCTGAAATAGAAttacaaaagaaaatattgaacATTCTGAACAAGCCGTCTGTGGCGGAAACACATTACGACTTATTGTACCCCACTCTAGACTCAGTTAAGGCTGATATGCGTTTGTTGTCACTTCTCAAAGATAATCGGGTTCAAAAAGCTCTTGATTCCTTAATGGATAGTAATTTAGTGTCAACAATAGAGGGcctaatgaaattttaa
- the LOC106086599 gene encoding large ribosomal subunit protein mL50: MLRNINRTYSNFLNKNNLVQKCYSTKPKVAEITAMGQSLANKGFLRPHKKYDAPADAADKVRAICGNIQLPAKSDYQLKSLEEKFKLLEACFSNFNHSVPNSQIYELKTVGDVIKFYEISVDTTVPYDALKHMDLPENLHIQYDYVRFNSETDAKFNGQTAFPKSSTLVTGLKYRGKYAGNEAKHSWP, translated from the exons ATGTTGAGAAATATAAATAGAACTTATTcaaattttcttaataaaaat AATCTGGTCCAGAAATGTTATTCAACCAAACCGAAAGTAGCCGAGATCACTGCCATGGGACAATCATTGGCCAATAAAGG ATTTTTGAGACCTCATAAAAAATACGATGCTCCAGCTGACGCTGCAGATAAGGTCCGTGCTATTTGCGGAAACATTCAacttccagcaaaatcggattaccAATTAAAGTCCCTAGAAGAGAAATTTAAGCTTTTGGAAgcttgtttttcaaattttaatcatAGTGTACCTAATTCACAGATATATGAGCTTAAAACAGTGG GTGATGTCATAAAATTCTACGAAATATCCGTCGACACAACTGTTCCCTATGATGCATTGAAGCATATGGATTTGCCAGAAAATTTACACATACAATACGATTATGTTCGATTTAATAGCGAAACTGATGCTAAGTTCAATGGTCAAACTGCATTCCCTAAGAGTTCGACATTAGTGACAGGACTTAAATATCGTGGAAAATATGCCGGCAATGAAGCCAAACATTCTTGGCCTTAA